In Carya illinoinensis cultivar Pawnee chromosome 9, C.illinoinensisPawnee_v1, whole genome shotgun sequence, the following are encoded in one genomic region:
- the LOC122275888 gene encoding oligopeptide transporter 1-like, which produces MENQPKRPGPDAHIYEDSDEVNDSPIEQVRLTVSITDDPTLPCLTFRTWVLGITSCAALAFLNQFFGYRQNALYISSVSAQILVLPVGKLMAAYLTDKSVRVPGTKWRFSLNPGPFNLKEHVLITIFANSGSNGVYAVGIITIVKAFYHRRIHPLAAMLLTQSTQLLGYGWAGVFRKFLVDSPYMWWPYNLVQVSLFRALHEVEIRPKGGLTRLQFFLVVLASSFAYYIVPNYLFPSITALSFVCWIWKDSVTAQQIGSGLRGLGVGSFALDWSTVAGFLGSPLATPGSAIINILVGFFITVYILIPIAYWTNSYEAKRFPIFSPHVFNADGGKYDVSVVLNETTFQFNRQGYDGYSKIHLSIFFVYTYGLSFATLAATISHVALFHGRAIWQQTKVSFKDKFGDVHTRIMRKNYDPVPQWWFYTLLMVVVGLSLLACEGFGKQLQLPFWGILLAILLALSFTLPVAVITATTNQQPGLNVITELIIGYMYPGKPLANVAFKTYGTISMFQAITFLSDFKLGHYMKIPPKSMFIVQLAGTLVASSVYCGTSWWLITSVEHICDPSKLPEGSPWTCPGDDVFYNASIIWGVVGPLRMFGPLGLYSKMNYLFLIGILAPVPVWVFSRLFPEQKWICFINMPIIIGGAGGMPPAKAVNYICWGAVGIFFNFFVYRRFKGWWARHNYILSAGLDAGVAFMAILCYFTLQVRDINGMRWWGLDLDDHCPLASCPTAPGIEVEGCPVFT; this is translated from the exons ATGGAGAATCAGCCCAAGAGGCCTGGTCCAGATGCTCATATTTATGAGGATTCTG ATGAGGTAAATGACTCTCCAATCGAACAAGTTCGGCTCACAGTCTCCATTACAGATGATCCAACATTACCATGCTTGACATTTCGAACATGGGTTTTGGGGATCACATCTTGTGCTGCTCTGGCATTCTTGAATCAGTTCTTTGGTTACCGCCAGAATGCACTCTACATATCTTCGGTTTCAGCCCAAATTCTAGTGCTTCCAGTGGGAAAGCTTATGGCAGCATACCTAACAGACAAATCAGTTCGCGTTCCCGGAACAAAATGGCGCTTTTCATTGAATCCAGGGCCCTTCAACTTGAAGGAGCATGTCCTAATCACCATATTTGCCAATTCAGGTTCAAATGGGGTTTATGCTGTGGGAATTATTACAATTGTCAAGGCTTTCTATCACCGTCGGATTCATCCTCTTGCAGCCATGTTGCTAACTCAAAGCACACAG CTGCTTGGATATGGATGGGCTGGAGTTTTCCGAAAGTTTCTTGTCGAttcaccttacatgtggtggCCTTACAACCTGGTTCAAGTCTCTCTATTTAG GGCATTGCACGAAGTTGAGATCAGACCCAAAGGCGGACTAACGAGACTGCAGTTCTTCCTTGTAGTCCTTGCATCGAGCTTTGCATACTATATTGTACCCAACTACCTGTTTCCATCGATTACTGCACTctcttttgtttgttggataTGGAAGGACTCAGTCACAGCCCAACAAATTGGTTCGGGTCTTCGAGGCCTTGGTGTTGGCTCGTTTGCCCTTGATTGGTCCACGGTAGCTGGTTTCCTAGGATCTCCTTTAGCCACCCCTGGATCTGCCATTATTAACATATTGGTTGGTTTCTTCATAACGGTCTACATATTAATCCCTATTGCTTACTGGACCAACTCCTATGAAGCCAAGCGATTTCCTATTTTCTCACCGCATGTGTTCAATGCTGATGGTGGAAAATACGATGTTTCAGTAGTTTTGAATGAGACAACCTTCCAATTCAATCGACAAGGATATGATGGGTACAGCAAAATACATCTCAGTATCTTCTTTGTATATACTTATGGTCTAAGCTTTGCAACCCTGGCTGCTACAATATCTCATGTTGCGCTCTTCCATGGAAG AGCAATCTGGCAACAAACAAAGGTTTCATTCAAAGATAAGTTCGGGGATGTACACACcagaataatgagaaaaaactATGACCCTGTCCCTCAATGGTGGTTTTACACACTCTTAATGGTGGTGGTTGGACTTTCCCTGCTTGCTTGTGAAGGCTTTGGCAAACAATTGCAGCTTCCCTTCTGGGGTATCCTACTAGCGATACTCTTGGCTCTGAGCTTCACTCTCCCTGTTGCCGTAATCACTGCTACAACAAACCAG CAACCAGGACTTAACGTCATCACTGAGCTGATTATCGGCTACATGTACCCGGGGAAACCTCTTGCAAATGTAGCTTTCAAGACCTATGGCACCATAAGCATGTTTCAGGCAATAACGTTTCTATCAGACTTCAAGCTAGGCCACTACATGAAAATCCCTCCAAAATCCATGTTCATTGTTCAG TTAGCGGGAACCTTGGTCGCTTCATCAGTCTACTGTGGCACATCTTGGTGGCTTATCACGTCGGTAGAACATATCTGTGACCCATCTAAACTTCCAGAAGGAAGCCCCTGGACATGCCCCGGAGATGATGTTTTCTACAATGCTTCCATCATATGGGGAGTAGTTGGTCCACTTCGCATGTTTGGCCCTCTCGGTCTTTACTCTAAGATGAACTATTTATTTCTCATTGGCATCCTGGCACCGGTACCAGTTTGGGTATTCTCTCGCCTGTTTCCTGAACAAAAGTGGATATGCTTCATTAACATGCCCATCATTATAGGAGGTGCAGGGGGAATGCCACCGGCCAAGGCTGTCAACTACATATGTTGGGGTGCTGTTGGcattttcttcaacttttttgTGTACAGGAGATTCAAAGGCTGGTGGGCTAGGCACAATTACATTCTCTCAGCTGGGCTAGATGCTGGGGTTGCTTTCATGGCCATCCTCTGCTATTTCACATTGCAGGTTAGAGACATCAATGGAATGAGGTGGTGGGGTTTGGATTTGGACGATCACTGCCCACTGGCAAGTTGCCCTACTGCCCCTGGCATTGAGGTTGAAGGCTGTCCAGTATTCACTTGA
- the LOC122275889 gene encoding phosphoglycolate phosphatase 2, with protein sequence MNVASRASQLLSSQSIGDLLNSVEAFLFDCDGVIWKGDTLIDGVPQTLDMLRSKGKKLVFVTNNSTKSRRQYANKFQSLGISVTEDEIFSSSFAAAMFLKVNNFPKEKKVYVIGGEGILEELELVGYTVLGGPEDGKKTAQWKTNCLFEHDKTVGAVVVGLDPYINYYKLQYGTLCLRENPGCLFIATNRDAVGHMTDLQEWPGAGCMVAAMCGSTEKEPIVVGKPSTFLMDFLQQKFQISCPKMCMVGDRLDTDILFGQNAGCKTLLVLSGVTSQSTLQDPSNDIKPDYYTNKVSDILELLGA encoded by the exons ATGAACGTAGCAAGCAGAGCCTCTCAGCTTCTGTCCTCCCAGAGCATCGGAGATCTTCTAAATTCCGTCGAAGCTTTTCTCTTCGACTGCGATG GTGTAATATGGAAGGGCGATACACTTATCGATGGCGTTCCGCAGACATTAGATATGCTTCGCTCCAAG gGAAAGAAGTTGGTGTTTGTGACCAATAATTCCACAAAATCGAGGAGGCAGTACGCTAACAAATTCCAATCTTTGGGAATTTCAGTCACTGAG gatgagatattcagctcatcctTTGCAGCTGCTATGTTCTTGAAGGTCAATAATTTTCCTAAAGAAAAAAAG GTTTATGTGATAGGTGGGGAGGGTATATTGGAAGAGCTGGAGCTTGTTGGGTATACAGTTCTTGGTGGCCCG GAAGATGGCAAAAAGACAGCACAATGGAAAACAAATTGCCTCTTTGAACACGATAAGACG GTTGGAGCTGTTGTGGTTGGACTAGACCCGTATATTAACTATTATAAGCTTCA GTATGGAACCCTTTGCTTACGTGAGAATCCTGGATGCCTTTTTATTGCGACCAACCGTGATGCAGTTGGACATATGACTGATTTGCAAGAATGgcctg GTGCAGGGTGTATGGTTGCTGCTATGTGTGGATCAACTGAGAAGGAGCCTATCGTAGTTGGAAAACCATCAACCTTTTTGATGGACTTCTTACAACAAAA gtTTCAAATCAGTTGCCCCAAAATGTGTATGGTGGGTGATAGATTAGACACTGATATCTTATTTGGACAGAATGCTGGTTGCAAAACCCTTCTTGTACTTTCAG GTGTAACAAGTCAATCAACTCTTCAAGACCCTTCAAATGATATTAAACCAGATTACTATACAAACAAAGTTTCTGACATTTTGGAACTATTGGGAGCATAA